Proteins from a genomic interval of Musa acuminata AAA Group cultivar baxijiao chromosome BXJ1-9, Cavendish_Baxijiao_AAA, whole genome shotgun sequence:
- the LOC135592405 gene encoding fe-S cluster assembly factor HCF101, chloroplastic-like, translated as MYCASASLTDVSGGNLRSIRLFSLPVSLERVPRMQLLQTPPSGLAISTQSPLPRSGANSLKAHRLSSTLRCSSSVRVHRRFVRPPSLPRASSVEASASVESVDAAKKEVLVALSQIIDPDFGTDIVSCGFVKDLFVDEALKEVSFRLELTTPACPIKDMFEQRANEVVGALPWVKKVNVTMSAQPAKPVFAGELPKGLQRISNIVAVSSCKGGVGKSTVAVNLAYTLVGMGARVGIFDADVYGPSLPTMVSPENRLLEMNPETRTILPTEFMGVKLVSFGFAGQGRAIMRGPMVSGVINQLLTTAEWGELDYLVIDMPPGTGDIQLTLCQVAPLTAAVIVTTPQKLAFIDVAKGVRMFSKLKVPCIAVVENMCYFDADSKRYYPFGKGSGSQVVQQFGIPHLFDLPIRPTLSASGDSGTPEVVADPQGEVAKTFQDLGVCVVQQCAKIRQQVSTAVSYDKSIRAIKVKVPDSDEEFLLHPATVRRNDRSAQSVDEWTGEQKLQYGDVAEDIEPEDIRPMGNYAVSITWPDGFNQIAPYDQLETMERLVDVPEPMRAAGISAV; from the exons ATGTATTGTGCCTCCGCAAGCCTTACGGATGTAAGCGGTGGAAACTTGAGGTCCATACGCCTCTTCTCTCTCCCTGTATCGCTTGAGCGAGTGCCGAGGATGCAGCTTCTTCAAACCCCTCCCAGTGGACTTGCCATCTCAACACAGTCTCCCCTACCCAGAAGCG GTGCGAATTCCTTGAAAGCCCACCGGCTTTCCTCCACGCTCAGGTGTTCCTCCTCGGTTCGCGTCCACCGACGCTTTGTACGGCCTCCTAGCCTCCCAAGAGCTTCTTCCGTTGAAG CCAGCGCGTCAGTGGAATCAGTGGACGCAGCCAAGAAGGAAGTTCTGGTGGCCTTGTCCCAAATTATCGATCCAGATTTCGGCACGGATATTGTATCGTGTGGTTTTGTGAAGGATTTGTTCGTTGATGAAGCTTTGAAAGAG GTTTCATTCCGGTTGGAGCTAACCACGCCCGCATGTCCAATCAAAGACATG TTTGAACAAAGGGCAAATGAGGTTGTTGGAGCACTTCCTTGGGTTAAAAAGGTCAACGTGACAATGTCAGCTCAACCCGCCAAACCGGTTTTTGCAGGAGAGCTGCCCAAGGGATTACAAAGAATCTCAAACATTGTAGCTGTCTCCAGTTGCAAG GGTGGCGTTGGGAAGTCTACTGTGGCTGTAAACCTTGCTTACACATTAGTTGGAATGGGAGCTAGAGTTGGCATATTTGATGCTGATGTTTATGGTCCAAGTTTACCAACAATGGTTTCACCAGAAAATCGGTTGCTAGAAATG AACCCTGAAACAAGAACTATACTTCCAACTGAGTTCATGGGCGTCAAGTTGGTTTCTTTTGGTTTTGCTGGCCAAGGGCGTGCAATAATGCGTGGTCCAATGGTTTCAGGGGTCATCAATCAACTACTCACTACTGCTGAATG GGGAGAGTTAGACTATCTTGTTATTGATATGCCTCCTGGGACTGGTGATATTCAGCTCACCTTATGTCAG GTTGCTCCATTAACAGCAGCTGTGATTGTTACCACCCCACAGAAGTTAGCATTTATTGATGTTGCAAAAGGAGTTCGTATGTTTTCAAAACTTAAG GTTCCATGCATAGCTGTGGTTGAGAACATGTGCTACTTTGATGCTGACAGCAAACGATATTACCCATTTGGAAAAGGTTCGGGTTCTCAG GTTGTTCAACAGTTTGGGATACCACATCTCTTTGATCTTCCAATTAGGCCAACT ctgTCGGCATCTGGAGATAGTGGAACACCCGAAGTAGTGGCTGACCCTCAAGGTGAAGTAGCCAAGACATTCCAAGATCTCGGTGTATGTGTGGTGCAACAGTGTGCCAAAATTCGCCAACAAG TCTCAACAGCAGTATCGTATGATAAATCTATCAGAGCTATCAAAGTGAAAGTGCCTGATTCCGATGAAGAATTTTTACTTCACCCTGCTACCGTTAGGAGGAATGACCGCTCAGCCCAAAGTGTC GATGAGTGGACTGGAGAGCAAAAATTACAATACGGTGATGTTGCAGAAGATATTGAGCCTGAAGATATTCGGCCCATGGGGAACTATGCTGTTTCAATAACATGGCCTGATGGATTCAACCAG ATTGCTCCTTACGATCAATTGGAAACCATGGAACGCTTGGTTGATGTTCCAGAACCGATGAGGGCTGCAGGGATTAGTGCCGTTTGA